One segment of Solanum lycopersicum chromosome 1, SLM_r2.1 DNA contains the following:
- the SODCC.1 gene encoding superoxide dismutase [Cu-Zn] 2, whose protein sequence is MVKAVAVLNSSEGVSGTILFTQDGDAPTTVNGNISGLKPGLHGFHVHALGDTTNGCMSTGPHYNPAGKEHGAPEDEVRHAGDLGNITVGEDGTASFTITDKQIPLTGPQSIIGRAVVVHADPDDLGKGGHELSKSTGNAGGRIACGIIGLQG, encoded by the exons ATGGTGAAGGCCGTCGCCGTCCTTAACAGCAGTGAAGGTGTTAGTGGCACCATCCTCTTCACTCAAGATGGAGATG CTCCAACCACAGTTAATGGAAATATTTCTGGCCTAAAACCTGGACTTCATGGCTTCCATGTCCATGCCCTTGGTGATACCACAAATGGCTGTATGTCAAcag GACCACATTACAATCCTGCTGGTAAGGAGCATGGTGCTCCTGAAGATGAGGTGCGTCATGCTGGTGATCTTGGTAACATCACAGTTGGAGAAGATG GTACTGCATCTTTTACTATTACCGACAAGCAG ATTCCTCTCACTGGTCCACAGTCCATCATTGGAAGAGCTGTTGTTGTTCATGCTGATCCTGATGATCTTGGAAAGG GAGGACATGAGCTCAGTAAAAGCACCGGAAATGCTGGCGGAAGGATTGCTTGTG GTATTATTGGCCTCCAGGGTTAA